One genomic region from Parerythrobacter aestuarii encodes:
- a CDS encoding MFS transporter — translation MTTLKLLRRRRFLPLFTTQLLNAFNDNLYKTAMVLFVVYFVYNSEEAEGLFSAVASGLFILPFFVLSALAGQLADMRDKARIIRIVKFCEIGLMLIGATGLYLSWKGFEMPVAIPLGFTTLDTTFPIILLLFALFLTGVQSTFLGPIKYAILPQHLHKDEVLAGTGLVEAGTYVAILAGTILAGWIPVQYAAASIIGVSILGYISARQVPTAPPLGKVEKIDLHIIRASIALVRNTMHDKQVFYAILAISFFWTIGAVLFIQFPPLAKNVIMASKEVASVFLVVFSVGVALGSVTINHLLKGDVSARYAPFSVLAMAGFVFAFYLVCKLWQMDQPTELLDVSEFIAWPMASVLLLCLLGISVAGGMFVVPLYAFLTTRVSTDQASRTIAANNIVNSGAMVAGSLMAMVLTAAGVPIAEQVLLSAAMCLVSAWLGKRLHQAELADQPEAA, via the coding sequence ATGACGACGCTCAAATTGCTGCGCCGCCGCCGCTTCCTGCCGCTGTTCACGACGCAGCTGCTGAACGCTTTCAACGACAATCTCTACAAGACCGCGATGGTCCTGTTCGTGGTCTATTTCGTCTACAATTCGGAAGAAGCGGAAGGGTTGTTCAGCGCGGTCGCCTCGGGCCTGTTCATCCTGCCGTTCTTCGTGCTGTCGGCGCTCGCCGGGCAGCTCGCCGACATGCGCGACAAGGCGCGCATCATCCGCATCGTCAAATTCTGCGAGATCGGACTGATGCTGATCGGCGCGACCGGTCTTTACCTGTCGTGGAAGGGGTTCGAAATGCCGGTGGCGATCCCGCTAGGCTTTACCACTCTAGACACGACCTTCCCGATCATCCTGTTGTTGTTCGCGCTGTTCCTCACTGGCGTGCAGTCGACCTTCCTCGGCCCGATCAAATACGCCATCCTGCCGCAGCACCTGCACAAGGACGAGGTGCTGGCGGGTACCGGACTGGTCGAGGCTGGAACCTATGTCGCCATCCTCGCCGGGACGATCCTGGCCGGCTGGATCCCGGTCCAGTATGCCGCCGCCAGCATCATCGGCGTGTCAATCCTGGGCTATATTTCGGCACGTCAGGTTCCCACTGCACCGCCGCTGGGCAAGGTCGAGAAGATCGACCTCCATATCATCCGCGCATCGATCGCGCTGGTGCGCAACACCATGCATGACAAGCAGGTGTTCTACGCCATACTTGCCATCAGCTTCTTCTGGACCATCGGCGCAGTGCTGTTCATCCAGTTCCCACCGCTTGCGAAAAACGTGATCATGGCAAGCAAGGAAGTCGCCAGCGTGTTCCTGGTAGTGTTTTCGGTCGGGGTGGCGCTTGGTTCCGTAACCATCAACCACTTGCTCAAGGGCGATGTCTCGGCGCGATATGCACCCTTCTCCGTACTGGCAATGGCAGGCTTTGTCTTTGCATTCTATCTGGTCTGCAAGCTGTGGCAGATGGACCAGCCGACAGAACTGCTCGATGTTTCCGAGTTCATCGCCTGGCCGATGGCATCGGTCTTGCTGCTGTGCCTGCTCGGCATATCTGTGGCTGGCGGCATGTTCGTGGTGCCGCTCTACGCATTCCTCACGACACGGGTTTCGACCGACCAGGCGTCACGCACGATCGCCGCCAACAATATCGTCAATTCCGGAGCAATGGTGGCCGGGTCGCTCATGGCAATGGTTCTAACCGCTGCAGGTGTGCCGATTGCCGAGCAGGTCCTCCTGAGCGCCGCGATGTGCCTCGTTTCGGCCTGGTTGGGCAAGCGGCTACACCAGGCCGAATTAGCCGACCAACCGGAAGCGGCCTAG
- the pgsA gene encoding CDP-diacylglycerol--glycerol-3-phosphate 3-phosphatidyltransferase encodes MLTLPNLLTLSRIFAVPLLAFFLWWPGWELGYAIGFVLYSIIGITDYLDGYLARAQGTVSKLGQFLDPIADKIMVASIILVLTAQGFLRGPVMGDFHVIAGLIILVREITVSGLREFLAGLQVSVPVTKLAKWKTTFQLLSLGALIFSGATPQWLATVGETTFNVSHTIGIWSLWGAAILTLVTGWDYLRVGLKHMD; translated from the coding sequence ATGCTGACCTTGCCCAACCTCCTGACCCTGTCGCGCATCTTTGCGGTGCCGCTGCTGGCTTTCTTCTTGTGGTGGCCGGGATGGGAGCTGGGCTATGCCATCGGCTTCGTGCTGTATTCGATCATCGGCATCACAGACTATCTGGACGGGTACCTGGCCCGCGCGCAAGGTACGGTGTCGAAACTCGGCCAGTTCCTCGATCCGATTGCCGACAAGATCATGGTTGCCTCGATCATCCTTGTATTGACGGCGCAAGGCTTCCTGCGTGGGCCTGTGATGGGTGATTTTCACGTCATTGCCGGGCTGATCATCCTCGTGCGCGAGATCACTGTCTCGGGCTTGCGCGAATTCCTCGCCGGGCTGCAGGTGTCGGTGCCGGTGACCAAGCTCGCCAAATGGAAGACGACTTTCCAGCTGCTGTCGCTTGGGGCCCTGATCTTTTCGGGGGCTACACCGCAATGGCTGGCAACCGTGGGTGAGACGACCTTCAACGTCTCGCATACGATCGGCATCTGGAGCCTGTGGGGAGCAGCGATCCTGACGCTCGTGACCGGTTGGGATTACCTGCGAGTCGGCCTCAAGCACATGGATTGA
- a CDS encoding division plane positioning ATPase MipZ, producing MLNDNDQPPQSRDGIATDEHPRVVVADIAARFRLPGHVITFANEKGGVGKSTLAFHTAVALASLGQRVVAIDLDRRQRTLHRGLQYRHGTASSVGVHLPMPVGAVLDRPSAAQLWQEVLRLDAAADFIVIDAAGADSPIFRRAVALADTLVTPVNSSFLDLELLGRHNPVTREISQTGCFASLVTELRAERIEAGFAPTDWIVFKNRVRHAEKRQGERIAEALQALSRELDFRIGQGLSERVAFRELFPFGLTHLDLKHLPGMSQMEAHTAREIDRMMADLALSFSEEAAPRLAQPPKARRLNRSVAAFSEALAAYR from the coding sequence ATGCTCAATGACAATGACCAGCCGCCCCAATCTCGCGACGGGATAGCTACTGATGAGCATCCCCGGGTCGTCGTCGCAGACATCGCCGCCCGATTTCGCCTGCCCGGCCATGTCATTACCTTTGCCAATGAGAAAGGCGGCGTCGGAAAATCCACCCTCGCCTTTCACACGGCTGTAGCACTTGCGAGTCTCGGCCAGCGCGTGGTCGCGATCGACCTCGATCGTCGTCAGAGGACACTTCACCGGGGCTTGCAATACCGACACGGCACAGCATCAAGTGTGGGCGTGCACCTGCCGATGCCCGTTGGGGCAGTGCTCGATCGGCCCAGCGCCGCGCAATTGTGGCAGGAAGTGCTGCGGCTCGATGCAGCTGCCGATTTCATCGTTATCGACGCCGCCGGGGCGGACTCGCCGATCTTCCGCCGCGCCGTGGCGCTCGCCGATACGCTGGTAACTCCCGTCAATTCCTCATTCCTCGATCTCGAACTGCTGGGTCGGCACAATCCCGTCACCCGCGAGATCAGCCAGACCGGCTGCTTTGCCTCACTCGTCACGGAACTGCGGGCAGAGCGCATCGAGGCCGGATTCGCTCCGACCGACTGGATCGTGTTCAAGAACCGCGTCCGCCATGCCGAAAAGCGCCAGGGCGAGCGGATCGCGGAAGCCTTGCAGGCGCTTTCACGTGAGCTCGACTTCCGCATCGGCCAGGGCCTGAGCGAGCGGGTCGCTTTCCGTGAACTGTTTCCGTTCGGGCTTACGCATCTCGACCTGAAACACTTGCCTGGCATGTCTCAGATGGAAGCACACACCGCGCGAGAGATTGATCGAATGATGGCAGACCTCGCTCTCAGTTTCAGCGAAGAGGCAGCGCCCCGGCTTGCCCAGCCGCCGAAAGCGCGTAGGCTCAACCGTTCGGTTGCTGCCTTCAGCGAAGCACTCGCCGCCTATCGTTGA
- a CDS encoding PilZ domain-containing protein, which yields MRSYNRFATDEEINVIINGERDVATLYNLSPGGCMIEIRNSAAREGAEVEVNLRDMVTAQGAIVWRIDQHAGIKFGTPVHHKIVQMLGYAATSEKFDAEDPRDRFGLPLFG from the coding sequence ATGCGGTCATACAACCGGTTCGCAACCGACGAGGAAATCAACGTCATCATCAATGGCGAACGCGACGTCGCGACGCTCTATAACCTGTCCCCGGGCGGGTGCATGATCGAGATCCGCAATTCGGCTGCCCGCGAAGGCGCAGAGGTCGAAGTCAACCTGCGTGACATGGTGACAGCGCAAGGCGCCATTGTCTGGCGCATCGACCAGCATGCCGGGATCAAATTCGGCACGCCGGTGCATCACAAGATCGTGCAAATGCTCGGCTACGCCGCAACCAGCGAAAAGTTCGATGCCGAGGATCCGCGCGACCGCTTCGGACTGCCTCTGTTTGGCTGA
- a CDS encoding hydrogen peroxide-inducible genes activator, whose translation MSTYLPTIKQLQYLVALHEHGHFGRAAEASFVSQSTLSAGIRELESLLGVTLVERSRRVVRFTPLGNQVVEKAHRLLREAEELSDLVQAAGKPLSGTLRMSVIPTIAPFLLPRILPRLRKERPELKLFLREETSHDAVESLHHGRVDCVLLALPFATGDIEMEHIADDRLYVAFPKDDPRDPPEIVKPSMIDEGRLLLLEDGHCLKEHALAACNRPELRGSATMIGTSLHTLVQMVDNGLGLTMLPEMALEANILAGTNVVARPLKSAAAKREIALIWRKNSPRGDEFRLFAEELRAG comes from the coding sequence ATGTCCACCTACCTCCCCACCATCAAGCAGCTGCAGTACCTCGTCGCGCTACATGAGCATGGGCATTTCGGGCGTGCAGCGGAGGCTTCGTTTGTTTCGCAGTCCACCCTGTCAGCCGGCATTCGCGAGTTGGAATCGCTGCTCGGTGTGACGCTGGTCGAGCGCAGCCGCCGGGTGGTGCGGTTTACGCCGCTGGGCAACCAGGTGGTGGAGAAGGCCCACCGGTTGCTGCGCGAGGCGGAAGAGCTTTCCGATCTGGTGCAGGCGGCGGGCAAGCCGCTGTCGGGCACTCTCCGCATGAGCGTCATCCCCACTATCGCGCCGTTCCTGCTGCCGCGTATCCTCCCGCGGCTGCGCAAGGAACGGCCCGAGCTTAAACTGTTCCTGCGCGAGGAGACCAGTCACGATGCAGTGGAATCGCTGCATCACGGGCGGGTCGATTGCGTGCTGCTGGCCCTGCCCTTTGCCACCGGCGATATCGAGATGGAGCATATTGCCGATGACCGGCTCTATGTCGCTTTCCCGAAGGACGATCCGCGCGATCCGCCAGAGATCGTGAAGCCCAGCATGATCGACGAAGGCCGCCTGCTGCTGCTCGAAGACGGGCATTGCCTGAAGGAGCACGCCCTCGCTGCCTGCAACCGGCCCGAATTGCGCGGCAGCGCCACCATGATCGGCACTTCGCTGCACACGTTGGTGCAGATGGTCGACAACGGGCTTGGCCTGACAATGCTGCCGGAAATGGCGCTGGAGGCGAACATCCTTGCGGGTACCAATGTCGTGGCAAGACCGCTCAAGTCTGCTGCGGCCAAGCGCGAAATCGCTTTGATATGGCGCAAGAATTCGCCGCGGGGTGATGAATTCAGGCTGTTCGCCGAAGAATTGCGTGCCGGCTGA
- the rnd gene encoding ribonuclease D produces the protein MKIHELITTTEPLRELCERLAKSEFVCVDTEFMRENTYWPELCLIQIGNEEEAAAVDPLADGIDLAPLWELMCDNEDVLKVFHAGGQDVEIVFNFTGKTPHPIFDTQIAMMAISQSEQIGYANLVESWLNKTIDKGARFTDWSRRPLTDRQIEYAIGDVTYLATIFPKILNKLIKTGRGAWLNAEMDKLADPANYENDGDLAWRRIRSPGRNPTVLGRLKALAAWRESEAQHKNIPRGRIVRDETLADIASHPPKKQSDLAKVRGLSQAWRDNEIGKRLLKVLEKAEPLPKEEMPEKAKRGAPLGKEGALVADLLKLLLKIRAREIDIAARLLTRADEMEALAAGVRDLPILEGWRYEVFGKDALELVEGKLAFAVKNGKLTMTHVDDMAEELAERQAAE, from the coding sequence ATGAAGATACACGAGCTGATCACGACCACCGAGCCGCTTCGCGAACTGTGCGAACGCCTCGCAAAATCCGAATTCGTTTGCGTGGACACGGAGTTCATGCGCGAAAACACCTACTGGCCCGAACTCTGCCTGATCCAGATCGGCAACGAGGAAGAGGCCGCCGCGGTCGACCCGCTGGCGGACGGCATCGACCTCGCCCCACTATGGGAGCTGATGTGCGACAATGAGGACGTGCTGAAGGTCTTCCACGCCGGCGGGCAAGACGTGGAAATCGTCTTCAACTTCACTGGCAAGACACCGCACCCGATCTTCGATACCCAGATCGCCATGATGGCAATCAGCCAGAGCGAACAGATCGGCTATGCCAACCTTGTTGAAAGCTGGCTTAACAAGACCATCGACAAGGGCGCGCGCTTCACCGACTGGAGCCGCCGCCCGCTAACCGATCGCCAGATCGAATATGCCATCGGCGACGTGACATACCTCGCGACCATCTTCCCCAAGATCCTGAACAAGCTGATCAAGACCGGGCGCGGGGCGTGGCTTAATGCCGAGATGGACAAGCTCGCTGACCCAGCCAATTACGAGAACGATGGCGACCTTGCCTGGCGGAGGATTCGCTCGCCGGGGCGCAACCCGACCGTGCTGGGTCGGCTCAAGGCGCTGGCCGCGTGGCGCGAGAGCGAAGCGCAGCACAAGAACATCCCGCGCGGCCGCATCGTCCGCGACGAGACGCTGGCCGATATCGCCAGCCATCCGCCCAAAAAGCAGTCCGATCTCGCCAAGGTCCGCGGCCTCAGCCAGGCCTGGCGCGACAACGAGATTGGCAAGCGGCTGCTCAAGGTCCTGGAAAAGGCCGAGCCGCTGCCTAAGGAAGAAATGCCGGAAAAGGCCAAGCGCGGGGCCCCGCTGGGCAAGGAAGGCGCGCTCGTGGCCGACCTCCTCAAGCTGCTGCTCAAGATCCGCGCCCGTGAAATCGACATCGCCGCCCGCCTGCTGACCCGCGCCGATGAAATGGAAGCCCTCGCCGCCGGTGTGCGCGACTTGCCGATCCTCGAAGGCTGGCGCTATGAAGTCTTCGGCAAGGACGCGCTCGAACTGGTCGAAGGCAAGCTCGCCTTCGCAGTGAAGAACGGCAAGCTTACCATGACCCATGTCGACGACATGGCCGAAGAACTGGCGGAGCGGCAGGCGGCGGAGTAG
- the aspS gene encoding aspartate--tRNA ligase, with protein sequence MHAYRTHNCAALSKENVGETVRLSGWVHNKRDHGGVLFVDLRDHYGITQVVADSDSPALPVLEKLKLESVVTIDGDVKARAAEAVNPNLPTGEIEVFARSVTVQSRAEELPLIVNSAEDYPEDIRLKYRFVDLRRERVHKNIMLRSQVITSIRNRMTAQGFTEFQTPILAASSPEGARDYIVPSRLHPGSFYALPQAPQMFKQLLMVAGFDRYFQIAPCFRDEDLRADRSPEFYQLDFEMSFVTQEDVFQAIEPVLAGVFEEFANGKSVTPAGSFPRIPYADAMLKYGTDKPDLRNPLVISDVTDHFQSSGFGLFEKIVGTGGRVRVVPAPNTHEKSRKFFDDMNDWARKEGFAGLGYVTRKGGEFGGPIAKNHGTEGMEKLYAELRLGENDGLFFAAGKEKDAAKLAGAARTRVGEELGLIGQGCFKFCWIVDFPMFEYDEEAKKVDFSHNPFSMPQGEMEALESKDPLEILAWQYDIVCNGYELSSGAIRNHKPEIMYKAFEIAGYSQEDVDRDFAGMIEAFKLGAPPHGGSAPGIDRIVMLLADEPNIREVIAFPLNQRAQDLMMGAPSAVPPRALRDVHIRTVEPPKKEGA encoded by the coding sequence ATGCACGCCTATCGTACCCACAACTGCGCAGCGCTGAGCAAGGAAAATGTCGGCGAAACCGTCCGCCTGTCGGGCTGGGTGCATAACAAGCGCGATCATGGGGGCGTGCTGTTCGTCGACCTGCGCGACCATTATGGCATCACGCAGGTGGTGGCCGACAGCGACAGCCCGGCGCTGCCGGTGCTGGAGAAACTCAAGCTGGAATCGGTCGTCACTATCGACGGTGACGTAAAGGCGCGTGCGGCAGAGGCGGTGAACCCCAACCTGCCGACCGGCGAGATCGAAGTCTTCGCTCGCAGCGTGACGGTGCAAAGCCGCGCCGAGGAGCTGCCGCTGATCGTCAACTCGGCGGAAGACTATCCGGAAGACATCCGCCTCAAGTACCGCTTTGTCGATCTGCGGCGCGAGCGCGTGCACAAGAACATTATGCTGCGTTCGCAGGTCATCACTTCGATCCGCAACCGCATGACGGCGCAGGGCTTTACCGAGTTCCAGACCCCGATCCTCGCTGCCTCGAGCCCCGAAGGCGCGCGTGACTACATCGTGCCGAGCCGCCTGCACCCGGGCAGCTTCTACGCGCTGCCGCAGGCACCGCAGATGTTCAAGCAGCTGCTGATGGTCGCCGGTTTCGACCGCTATTTCCAGATCGCGCCGTGCTTCCGCGATGAAGACCTGCGCGCCGACCGTTCGCCGGAATTTTACCAGCTCGACTTCGAAATGAGCTTCGTCACGCAGGAAGACGTGTTCCAGGCGATCGAGCCGGTGCTGGCCGGCGTGTTCGAGGAATTCGCGAACGGCAAGAGCGTGACTCCGGCCGGCAGCTTCCCACGCATCCCCTATGCGGATGCGATGCTGAAATACGGCACCGACAAGCCGGACCTGCGCAACCCGCTGGTCATCAGCGACGTGACCGATCACTTCCAGTCGAGCGGATTCGGTCTGTTCGAGAAGATCGTCGGCACCGGTGGCCGTGTCCGCGTGGTTCCGGCGCCGAATACGCATGAGAAGAGCCGCAAGTTCTTCGACGACATGAACGACTGGGCGCGCAAGGAAGGCTTCGCCGGCCTCGGCTACGTCACCCGCAAGGGCGGCGAATTCGGCGGGCCGATCGCCAAGAACCACGGCACCGAGGGCATGGAGAAGCTCTATGCCGAACTGAGGCTGGGCGAGAACGACGGCCTGTTCTTCGCTGCGGGCAAGGAAAAGGACGCCGCCAAGCTCGCCGGTGCCGCACGCACCCGCGTGGGCGAGGAGCTGGGCCTGATCGGGCAGGGCTGCTTCAAGTTCTGCTGGATCGTCGACTTCCCGATGTTCGAATACGACGAAGAGGCGAAGAAGGTTGATTTCAGCCACAACCCGTTCTCTATGCCGCAAGGCGAGATGGAAGCGCTGGAATCGAAGGACCCGCTCGAAATCCTCGCCTGGCAGTACGATATCGTCTGTAATGGCTATGAGCTCAGCTCGGGCGCGATCCGGAACCACAAGCCTGAGATCATGTATAAGGCCTTCGAGATCGCCGGTTACAGCCAGGAAGATGTCGATCGTGACTTTGCCGGGATGATCGAAGCATTCAAGCTCGGCGCACCGCCGCACGGCGGTTCTGCTCCGGGCATCGACCGCATCGTGATGCTGCTGGCCGATGAGCCCAACATCCGCGAAGTAATCGCCTTCCCGCTCAACCAGCGGGCGCAGGACCTGATGATGGGGGCCCCTAGCGCCGTGCCTCCGCGGGCGCTACGCGACGTCCATATCCGCACCGTCGAACCGCCGAAGAAGGAAGGCGCATAA
- a CDS encoding tetratricopeptide repeat protein, with amino-acid sequence MRGFLQLALVAAFAIFPAGTMAETLMVTGIYPAGNDRAAALDSIAVEQFGGVDGGTLSIKIEDRLRGAIVDGDPWFTIYAASLSSDAEAALRGAVTTRVDVEDSYDKTVEDCIKRDAKKKCVEKRKRKIRCHKLVVRVDPTLRLVGRNGDLIDTDESSATREQRFCMDERRPDSEPLVEAALDEVADRLRYALAPVQRSEGIRVLESRKGMPKAAGGEFRDAIRQTKSDELGACASFAALEPAIGEHESLLFNIGLCAEAAGDFDAAEGYYRRAIAVDGSSAYASLGLARIDERLRAFDQMDSRN; translated from the coding sequence ATGCGTGGTTTCTTGCAGCTTGCTCTGGTTGCGGCGTTTGCGATTTTTCCGGCGGGCACCATGGCCGAAACGCTGATGGTCACCGGAATCTATCCAGCCGGGAACGATCGTGCCGCCGCGCTGGACTCGATTGCTGTCGAGCAATTCGGGGGTGTCGATGGCGGCACGCTTTCGATCAAGATCGAGGACCGCTTGCGTGGCGCAATTGTCGATGGCGATCCGTGGTTCACGATTTACGCGGCCAGCCTTTCCAGTGATGCCGAAGCGGCGCTGCGTGGGGCGGTGACGACTCGAGTCGATGTGGAGGATTCCTACGACAAGACAGTCGAGGACTGCATCAAGCGTGATGCCAAGAAGAAGTGTGTCGAGAAGCGCAAGCGCAAGATCCGCTGCCACAAGCTCGTGGTGCGGGTGGATCCCACCCTGCGACTGGTCGGCCGCAATGGAGACCTGATCGATACCGATGAAAGCTCCGCCACGCGCGAGCAGCGTTTCTGCATGGATGAGCGCCGCCCCGATTCCGAGCCGCTGGTTGAAGCTGCCCTCGACGAGGTCGCCGACCGGCTGAGATATGCGCTGGCTCCTGTCCAGCGCAGTGAAGGGATTCGCGTGCTGGAATCGCGCAAGGGCATGCCTAAAGCAGCTGGCGGCGAATTTCGCGATGCCATTCGCCAAACAAAGAGTGATGAATTGGGCGCATGTGCGTCATTCGCCGCACTGGAACCGGCAATTGGCGAGCACGAATCGCTGCTGTTCAACATCGGCTTGTGCGCTGAAGCGGCTGGGGATTTTGACGCTGCCGAAGGCTATTATCGCCGCGCTATCGCTGTCGACGGTAGCAGCGCCTATGCCAGCCTGGGTTTGGCGCGTATTGACGAGCGTCTAAGGGCGTTCGACCAAATGGATTCGCGCAACTGA
- a CDS encoding acyl carrier protein, whose protein sequence is MSDTADRVQKIVVEHLGVEADKVTQEASFIDDLGADSLDIVELVMAFEEEFGVEIPDDAAEKIATVGDATKYIEEHKG, encoded by the coding sequence ATGAGCGATACCGCTGACCGCGTGCAGAAGATTGTCGTCGAGCATCTCGGCGTCGAGGCCGACAAGGTCACCCAGGAAGCCAGCTTCATCGACGATCTGGGCGCAGACAGCCTCGACATCGTCGAACTCGTGATGGCGTTCGAAGAAGAATTCGGCGTCGAAATCCCCGACGATGCGGCGGAAAAGATCGCCACTGTCGGCGATGCGACCAAGTACATCGAAGAGCACAAGGGTTAA
- the fabF gene encoding beta-ketoacyl-ACP synthase II: protein MRRVVVTGLGLVTPLGGDVETTWKNLIAGESGAGQITRFDTSDQKCTIACEVKGKDHPWGFDPDKRVDPKIQRQVDPFIVYGIDAAGQALEDAGLTEMSDEEKRRTGCSIGSGIGGLPGIEKESIVLHERGPGRVSPHFVHGRLINLITGQVQIKYGFMGPNHAVVTACSTGAHSIGDAARMIAMDDADVMLAGGAESTINPLGIAGFAQARALNMSMNDRPTEASRPYDQGRDGFVMGEGAGVIVLEEYERAKARGATIYGEVTGYGLSGDAYHVTAPHPDGLGAQLAMEMALRKADLSAGDIDYVNAHGTSTMADTIELAAVRRVLGSDLGGASMSSTKSAIGHLLGGAGAVEAIFCLLAMRDQIVPPTLNLHNPDEGTEGVDLVPLKAKSREVRAVLNNSFGFGGTNASLVMQKVD from the coding sequence ATGCGCCGCGTAGTTGTCACCGGGCTTGGTCTTGTCACTCCCCTCGGTGGGGACGTCGAGACGACGTGGAAGAACCTGATCGCCGGGGAAAGCGGCGCCGGGCAGATCACCCGTTTCGATACCTCCGACCAGAAGTGCACCATCGCGTGCGAGGTCAAGGGCAAGGATCATCCGTGGGGATTCGATCCTGACAAGCGCGTCGATCCCAAGATCCAACGTCAGGTCGATCCCTTCATCGTTTACGGCATCGATGCTGCCGGGCAGGCACTCGAAGACGCTGGCCTCACTGAGATGTCGGATGAGGAAAAGCGCCGCACCGGCTGCTCGATCGGCTCGGGCATCGGCGGCCTGCCAGGGATCGAAAAGGAATCGATCGTCTTGCACGAACGCGGCCCGGGCAGGGTCTCACCGCACTTTGTCCATGGCCGTCTGATCAACCTCATCACCGGCCAGGTGCAGATCAAATACGGCTTCATGGGCCCGAACCATGCCGTCGTAACCGCTTGTTCGACCGGCGCACACTCGATCGGCGATGCCGCGCGGATGATCGCGATGGACGATGCCGATGTGATGCTGGCGGGTGGGGCGGAAAGCACCATCAACCCGCTGGGCATTGCCGGTTTCGCGCAGGCACGCGCGCTCAACATGAGCATGAACGATCGCCCGACCGAGGCCAGCCGCCCCTATGACCAGGGCCGCGATGGCTTTGTCATGGGTGAGGGCGCGGGTGTGATCGTGCTGGAGGAATACGAACGCGCCAAGGCGCGCGGGGCCACCATTTACGGTGAAGTCACCGGCTATGGCCTCTCCGGCGACGCATACCACGTCACTGCGCCGCACCCCGATGGGCTTGGCGCGCAGCTGGCGATGGAAATGGCGCTGCGCAAGGCTGACCTCAGCGCCGGCGACATCGACTACGTCAATGCCCACGGAACCTCGACCATGGCCGACACCATCGAGCTCGCGGCAGTCCGCCGCGTGCTCGGCAGTGACCTTGGCGGGGCATCGATGAGTTCGACCAAGTCCGCCATCGGTCACCTGCTGGGCGGTGCGGGGGCAGTGGAAGCGATCTTCTGCTTGCTCGCCATGCGCGACCAAATCGTGCCGCCGACGCTCAACCTGCACAATCCGGACGAAGGGACCGAAGGCGTCGACCTTGTGCCGCTCAAGGCCAAGAGCCGAGAAGTGCGTGCGGTGCTCAACAACAGCTTCGGCTTCGGCGGCACCAATGCGTCGCTGGTGATGCAGAAGGTCGACTGA
- the mltG gene encoding endolytic transglycosylase MltG has translation MRKLGCLLAAVVLLVLGAGAWFASGWYGASALQEDANFVVPSGSTLTAVAEKLEEEGVIGSADAFLLRAKLLGGGDPIQAGEFELEAGISPSGIFDKLQRGETINRFVTIPEGMPSIMVWERLMAEDLLTGEIPVPEEGSVLPDTYSFERGEERTAVLARMQAAMRNYLAEAWPKRGPDTAVDNMKDAVILASIVEKETGKASEREMVAGLYSNRVKTGMLLQADPTIIYPITKGKPLGRRIRQSEIAAINGYNTYTRLGLPEGPITNPGREAIAAVLNPAKTSAIYMVADGTGGHKFADTLDEHNANVEEWYKLREERGEM, from the coding sequence ATGCGGAAACTCGGCTGCCTCCTTGCAGCCGTCGTCCTGCTGGTGCTGGGGGCGGGCGCGTGGTTCGCCTCGGGCTGGTATGGTGCCAGTGCGCTGCAGGAAGATGCCAATTTCGTGGTTCCTTCCGGCTCCACGCTGACAGCTGTTGCGGAGAAGCTCGAGGAAGAAGGTGTGATCGGTTCGGCCGATGCCTTCCTGCTGCGGGCCAAGCTGCTGGGCGGTGGCGACCCGATCCAGGCCGGTGAGTTCGAGCTCGAGGCCGGTATCAGCCCGTCGGGAATCTTTGACAAGCTCCAGCGTGGCGAGACGATCAATCGCTTTGTCACCATCCCGGAAGGCATGCCTTCGATCATGGTCTGGGAACGGCTGATGGCGGAAGACCTGCTGACAGGCGAAATCCCGGTGCCCGAAGAAGGCTCGGTCCTGCCTGATACCTATTCCTTCGAGCGCGGCGAGGAGCGCACCGCAGTGCTCGCGCGAATGCAAGCCGCAATGCGCAATTATCTTGCTGAGGCCTGGCCAAAGCGTGGACCGGATACCGCTGTCGACAACATGAAGGACGCGGTTATCCTTGCTTCGATTGTCGAGAAGGAAACCGGCAAGGCTTCCGAGCGCGAGATGGTCGCCGGGCTATATTCCAACCGCGTGAAGACCGGGATGCTGCTGCAGGCCGACCCGACGATTATCTACCCCATCACCAAGGGTAAGCCGCTTGGTCGTCGTATCCGCCAATCGGAGATCGCGGCGATCAACGGGTACAACACCTATACGCGGCTTGGGTTGCCTGAAGGCCCGATCACCAATCCTGGGCGCGAGGCGATTGCTGCTGTGCTCAACCCGGCGAAAACCAGCGCGATTTACATGGTCGCTGACGGCACTGGCGGACACAAGTTCGCCGATACGCTGGATGAGCACAACGCCAATGTCGAAGAGTGGTACAAGCTGCGGGAAGAACGGGGCGAAATGTGA